From the genome of Thermus tengchongensis:
GGCGGCCACTTTGGGGTCGTAGGAAAGGGCGGCGAAGGGGGTGCCGGCGGCCGCGGCCAGGATGAGCCCGTGCAGGCGCATGGAGATCACGTACCCCGCCTGGGCGGCCAGGTAGAGGACCCGCCTGGGGTCCGAGGTGGCCTCGATGCGGTGCAGGTAAAACTCCTTGGCGATGGCGTCGTCGTAGCCGGGCTGGAGCAGGAGGACCAGCACCTGCTTGCCCTCGTGGAAGAGGTGGTTGGCGGTGATGTAGAGGTTCTTGATGGCCTCGGGCTCCACCCCCGCCCTGGGGATGACCAGGACCAGGTCCTCCTCCCGCTTCACCGGCGGGGGGGTGAGGAGGAGGGCGGGGTCGGCGCCTAGGGTGGCGGGAAGGCCCAGGCGCTTGGCGTAGTCTAGGGAGTCCTGGTCCCTCAGGATGAGGGGTATGCCCCGGAGGGCCCGCTGGACCTGCCTTTCTCCCCAGGGGGAGAGGGGTCCCAAGGACTGGTTGAAGACCACCACCCGCTTGCGGAAAAAGCGGGCGGCCCGAAGGACGGAGAGGTAGTAGAGGAGGCTAAGGGAGCTGGTGGCGTCCTGCAGGAGGCCGCCGCCCCCCAGAAGCCAGAGGTCAGCTTGAAGCAGGGCCAAGGGGTTCAGGCGGTGGGCGGCCCGGATGCCGTGCGCTTCCGCCGTTCGCTTGGGGTCGCCCGAGAGGGCCAGCACCTGGTGGCCCCGGGCCTTGAGCTCCCGGGCGATGGCCTCGAGGATGGCCTCGTCTCCCGCGTTCTTGAACCCGTAGTACCCCGCTACCCCAACCACCATGCCCGAAGCCTCCTTACCAGCATAACCCCAAGAAGCCCTAGGGAGAGGCCCAAAAGCGCCCCGTTCACCACCCGGAAGAAGGAGATGGCAAGGGGCGTATGGAAGTGGCTGAAGGTGTTGAGGATGGAGGCCACCCCTAAGGCGGCCAGGAAGAGAAGGCCGTTTTGCACCCACTTGGGCCAGGGGAGGAGGAGGGCTAGGGGGAAAAGGGCGTGGCCGAAGACCTCCTTGAAGCGGGGGCGTACCATCACGTCCTGCAGGAGGCTTCGGAGCTTCAGTTCCAGCTCAGGCACCACCGGAGCGTCGTTTCCCCGGCGCAGGAGGGCCAGGGCCAGGAGGAGGAGGGCTAGGGCCGCGAGGGCCACCTCTCCCAAGCGCAAGGGGTGGAGGAAGAGGCGGGTGAGGGCCTCCTTGTAGTGGCGCTCCAGGAAGCTGAAGGCCACCAGGAGGGGGGGTACCAGGAGGGTGAGGGAAACCCCCTGGAAGGCCTGCAGGCCTAGGACCGTCTCCGGCCGGGAGCCCAAGGCGGAGAGGAAGACCGCCCCTGCCAGGGCGTAGCCCAGGGTGCGGAGCCACATCCAAAGGCCGTTCCTAGGGCCCAGGAAGCCCAGGACCGGGAAGACCAGCGCCGCCAGGAGGGCGCCCGCCTGGCCCCCCGCATAGCCCAGGGCGAGGAGGAGGAGCAGCAAGGCCACCAGGGGTCCGTGGACGGGCAGGCCCAGGGCCAGGAGGCCGAGGCCCGCGAGTACCCCCACCCAGGCGGCCAGGCGCAGGGGGCTTGGGGTAAACGCCCGCGGCTGGGGGTGGCCCAGGGGGATGTGGCTGGCCTTTAAACCCTCCTGGATCCGCTGGAGAAGGCGCTCCGTGTCCTGGCGGTAGGGGTAGGGCCGGAGGTAGAGGAGCTGGTGGCCCCGCTCCCGGGCGGCCAGGACGTACTTGTCCGCGGCCTCCTCGGGGGTTAGGGTGAGCTGCCACTCGTAGCGGAGGCTGAAAAGGCGGAGGATGCCTTTGTCTCGAAAGGCGGCGAGGCCGGGCTGGGGAGTGCCCTCGATGAGGGCCACGGGCACCGGTATCAGCTCTCGGGCTTCCTCCAGGCGGTAGGGGTAGCCCAGGGCCTCGAGGCCGGCGAAGACCACGGCATCCGCCTCCTTGGGAACAATGGGTAAGGAGGGGTCCAGGCGCCGGTAACGCTGGTTGATGGGGCGGACCGCCACGAAAACCCCAGCTTCCTTGGCGGCCTGGATCTCGCTCAAGGGGTAGAAGGCGGGGAAGGCCTGGACGTCCAGGGGAAAGCCGAGCCAGGGGCCGAGCCGCTCCGTGGGGAGGTCGTAGGCCTGGGCCAGGAGGTCCAGGAGCCAGGCTTCCCCCTTCAGGTAGTACCAGCTGGGCTTGGCGGGGAGGCCTGCCTCCAAGAGCTCCCGGCCCGTCCGGTAAAGGAGCGCCCCCTGGGCCACCCAGTCTTTGACGAAGCGTTCGGGGAAGGCTATTCCTTCCACGCCCAGGGGCCGGTAGGCCTCCAGGACAGCGAGGAGGTCCTTCCCTTGGGCCCGGGCCTCTTCCCGCAGGGCTTCCGCGTCCATGAGGAGCACCACGGGGCCGGGGTGTTCCGCCCGCAGACGGGGCAGGAGGGCGAGGAGGGAAGGCGCCAAGGCCAGGAGGATCAGGAGGTTCAGGAGGCGCTTCATGCCACCCCCATCTGCGCCAGGCGGGCCAGGGCCTTGGCCTTCAGCATCTCCAGGGCCACGGGGTTCTGCCCCCCACCGGGCAGGATCACGTCCGCATGCCGCTTGCTGGGCTCCACAAAGGCCAGGTGCATGGGCTTCACCCCTTCCAGGTACTGCCGCACCACGCTCTCCAGGCTGCGCCCCCGCTCCTCCACGTCCCGATAAGCCGCCGGATGAAGCGCTCGTCGGCGTCGGCGTCCACGAAGACCTTGAGGTCCATGAGGGCCCGGAGCTCCTCGGGGTAGAGGACCAGGATGCCCTCGAGGATCACCACCGGGGCGGGCAGGATTCGCTCGGTCTTTGGGCTTCTGGTGTAGGCCTTGAAGTCGTAGACGGGCATGTCCACGGCCTGCCCCAGGAGCAGGGCCCGGGTGTGCGCGAGGTAGAGGGGGAGGTCAAAGGCCTCCGGGTGGTCGTAGTTCAGCTTGAGCCGCTCGGGGAAGGGGAGGTGGGTGAGGTCCCGGTAGTAGTGGTCCATGGGCAGGAGGGCCACCCGCTCCCCCAAGGCCTGGGCCAAGGCCCGGGCCAGGGTGGTCTTGCCGCTGGCCGTTCCCCCGGCGATGCCGATGACAAAGGGCTTGGCAAACCCGCTCACCCCTCCATGATAAGGGGCGGGGAGCCTCCTTCCCGCCCCTTCCGCTTTGCGACCGGATGCCCGCGGACGAAGGCTATGTCATCGGCAAACCCTTTCTAAGGCCCCCGCGCGGCTTGTTCCGCGGCGGGGTGCTTAGCGGGCCACCGCCACCTTCTCCTGGGCGTGGCCGATGGTGGCGTCCGTGTCCACGTCGAAGGCGTGCAGGCGGGAGGTGTCCGCCAGAAGCTCCACCTTGTCCCCGGGCTTCACCGGGGCGTGGCCGTCCACCTTGGCCACCAGGACGGTGCCGTCCACGCTCACGTGGATCTCCGTCTCCGCCCCCAGGGGCTCGGCCACCTCCACCTCCCCCCGGATCACGTTCTCCTCCTCGGGGATCACCGTGTAGCCCTTCAGGCCCAGGTGCTCGGGGCGGATGCCCATCCAGACCTCCTTGCCCGAGTAGGGCCTAACCGCCTGGGCCAAGACCGGGTTGGCCCGCACCCGGAAGCCAGGGGCGGTGAGGTAAAGCTTGTCCCCCTGGGCCTCCACCCGGGCGCGAATGAAGTTCATGGAGGGGCTGCCGATGAACCCCGCCACGAAGCGGTTGGCGGGGAAGTCGTAGAGGTTTAGGGGGGTGTCCACCTGCTGGATCTCCCCGTCCTTCATGACCACGATGCGGTGGCCCAGGGTCATGGCCTCCACCTGGTCGTGGGTCACGTAGATGGTGGTGACCCCGAGGCGCCTTTGCAGCTTGGCGATTTCGGCGCGCATCTCCACCCGGAGCTTGGCGTCCAGGTTGGAAAGGGGCTCGTCCATGAGGAAGACCTTGGGCTCCCGCACGATGGCCCGGCCCATGGCCACCCGCTGGCGCTGCCCGCCGGAAAGCTCCCTGGGTTTCCGGTTCAAAAGGTGCTCGATTTTGAGGATGCGGGCGGCCTCCTTCACCCGGCGGTCGATCTCGTCCTTGGGGTAGCGCCGGAGGCGCAGGCCAAAGGCCATGTTCTCGTAAACGTTCATGTGGGGGTAGAGGGCGTAGTTCTGGAAGACCATGGCGATGTCCCGGTCCTTGGGGGGGACATCGTTCACCAAGCGGTCGCCGATGAAGATCCTGCCCTCGGAGATCTCCTCAAGCCCAGCGATCATGCGCAAGGTGGTGGTCTTGCCGCAGCCCGAAGGCCCCACGAAGACCACGAACTCCCCGTCTTCGGTTTCCAAGTTGAAGTCCTTGACCGCCACCACCTTGCCGAAGCGCTTCCACACGTGCTCCAGCTTCACCTTGGCCATGCTTGACCTCCTTAACCCCACGCTTTGAGCACCTCGAGGCCCATCGGGGGTACGACCCGATTTTAACAGGGTTTTCACCGGACGGTCGTGCATAATGGAGAGGCCCGATGCATTGGGTTTATGGGGTTTGGGGAGGTGCGCTATGCTGAAAGGGTTTAAGGACTTTTTGATGCGCGGCAACGTGGTGGACCTGGCGGTGGCGGTGATCATCGGCGGGGCCTTTGGCCAGGTGGTGAACTCCCTGGTGGGGGATGTGCTCACCCCCCTCATCGGCGCCTTAGGGGGTGCCCCGGATTTTTCCGCCCTCAAGCTGGGCCCCGTGGCCATAGGCAAGTTCATCAACGCCCTGGTGAACTTCGTGGTGGTGGCGGCGGCCATCTACTTCCTGGTGGTGGTGCCCATGCAGGAGGTGCAAAAGCGCCTCAAGAAGGAGGCGGAGGCCGCCCCGCCCCCGCCGCCCGAGCCCCCGGAGGAGGTCAAGCTTCTTCGGGAGATCCTCCAGGAGCTCCGGAAGAAGGCGTGAGCCGGTTCCAGAGGAAGAGGGCCAAGTACCCCAGGCCGAGCTCCGGCCTGGGGTTGATGGTTACCGAAAGGGCGAAGGCGTGGAAGAGGAGGCTTTCCAAAGCGAAGCGCGGGCTTCGCAGGAAAAGCTCTTTCAAGGGCCTTCCCTGGCGCAGGGCAAGAAGTCCCAGATAGGGCAGGTAGGGCCAAGGACCGGTGGGGAAGCCCAGGGCGGAAAGCCCCAGGGCCGCGAAGGCCAGACCCCGGGCCAGGGGCAAGGGGTCCCATCCCAGGGGGCGGAGCTCCTGCCAGGAAGGTTCCGCCTCCCCGGGCCAGGGGGCGCGGAGGAGGAGAAGCCTCTTCCCCTCGTGTCCTCCCAGGTAGAGGGTAGGGTCGGGGGCCACCCCCAGGGGGAGGAGGCGGGCGGGGTTCTCCCCCAGTTCCTGGAAGAGGAGGGGGTCCAGGGGGAGGCCGTCCACCAGGAACCAGGCGTGGGGCCTTCCCGAGAGGAGGAAGCCCAGGGCCCGCTCCACCCGGTGCCCCCGGTGGGCCAGGATCCCCGGCCAGGCCTCGGGGGGTTCCTGCAGGAGGAGGTCCCGCCAAGGGGGGGCGGAGCGGAGGGGGGAGGCCTCGAGGCGGAAGCGGGCTTCCAGCACCTCGTCAGGCTCCAGGTGAAAACGGGCCAGGAGGTTGCCCCGGTGGGCGTAGGCCTCCAGGGGCTTCTTGGAGAGGGCGAGGTCCCAGACCCTTTGGCCAGGAAGATCCTGGGGCAAGGGGAGGATGACCTCTTGGGGGCCAGGGGCGCGGGTGCGCAGGAGGAAGGCCGATGCGCTCATGGTGGACCGCTAGAGGGGCATGATACCACCGCTTGCCTTGACGAAAGGGACAGGGGGACCTAAGGTTATAGATATGTGGCTATGCGCATATAACCATAGGAGGCTATTTGCCTAGCGCCCTCCACCGGTACAAGGCGGAGTTCTTCAAGGCTCTGGCGCATCCCTTGCGCCTGGCCATCCTGGACGCTCTTCGGGAAGGGGAGAGGTCGGTGTCCTCCCTTCAGCGGGAGCTTTCGGTGCCCCAGTCCGCTCTTTCCCGCCAGCTGGCCCTGCTGAGGGAGAGGGGGCTGGTGGAGGCTAGGCGAGTGGGACAGATGGTCTACTACCGCCCGCGGGACCCCGAGGTCTACGCCTTTTTGGATCTGGGGCGCCGTATCTTCGCGCGGCACCTGGAGGCCGAGAGGGACCGCCTGGCCGCTTTGAAGGAGGAAGCGTGAGCGAGGGGGTGATGGTCAGCGCTTTGGCCCTGGTGGGGGCCTCCCTCGTGGGCCTGCGCGCTTGGGGGAGCGGGGGCTACGCCCTCCTGCTGGGGCTGGGTGGGGCCACCTTGGTGCAGGCAGGGGGGGGCATGTGGTATGGGGATGGGAGCGCCGCCGGGGTCTTTCTGCGCCTACTGGGCCTGCTCACCATGGCCCTTGCCTCTTACGTACCCGAGTACCTGGGCCACCACCCCAAGGAGGCCCCGGCGTACGCCTTTTGGTTGCCACTCTTTCTCTTGGCCATGGTGGGGGTGGCCCAGGCGCCCCCTGGGTTACCCTTCCTCTTCTTCTGGGAGGGGATGGCCCTGCTGGGTTACCTCCTGGTGGCCCTCGAGGGGCCCAAGGCCCAGGCAGGGGCCAGGGCCTTTTTCCTGGCCAGCCGCCTCTCCGGGGCCGGGCTGTACCTGGCTTTTCTGGGCCAGGGGAAACTGGGACCCGACTGGATATGGGCGGGCCTCCTGGTGGGCTTCGGCGTCAAAGCCGCCCTTTTTCCCTTCCACCTCTGGCTTCCCCGGGCCCACCCCGTGGCCATCAGCCCAGTTTCCGCCTTGCTCTCTGGGGCCATGACCAAGCTGGGCCTTTACGGCCTCTTCCAAGCCCAAACCTGGTTCGGTCCTCCTCCGGTGTGGGTGGGCTTTGCCCTGGTTCTCCTGGGGCTCTTCGGGGCGGTGTACGCCTTGGTACGGGGTCTGGCGGAGGAAGACCTCAAGGGAGCCCTGGCCTACTCCAGCGTGGAGAACCTGGGGCTCATGCTGGCCGCCCTGGGGGGGTACTTCCTCACCGGGAAGGTCCTCTTCCTGGGGGCTTTCTTCCTGCACCAGGTGGGGCACGCCCTCTTCAAGGGGCTTCTCTTTCTCGGCTCGGGGGCCCTGTCCGAAAGGCAGCTCTCCCGCCTGGGGGGGCTTTGGCACCGGATGCCCCTTTTGGGAGGTCTCGTCTTGCTGGGTATGGCGGTGGGGGCGGGCCTGCCTCCCGGAGCGGTCTTTGCCGCAGAGTGGCTCCTCTACCAGGGGTTCCTCTTTGCCCCAGGCCTCCTCCCCCTGGGCGTGGGGGCTTTGGCCCTGGTGGGGGCTCTGGCCCTTTACTTCTACGTGCGGCTTTTCGGGCTGGCCTTTCTGGGCGCACCCCGAGGAAACGTAGCCTTGCACCTGGGCCCGGGCATGAGGTTCGGCCTCCTGGTCTTGGCGGTTATCCTTGTGGGCCTGAGCCTCTTCCCGCAGGAGTTCCTGCGCCCCCTGGGCCAGGGGCTTTACCCCAGCTGGGTCCCGTGGGGCCTCCTGGCGCTTGCCTTCGGGCTTTACCGCTGGCTTGACCGCAGGCCCAGCCGCTCCTACGGCACCTGGGACTGCGGCTTCCAACCCCTGACCCCCAGGATGCAGCCCAACGCCCTGGGCTTCTCCGAGCCCGCTTTGCGCCTCTTTCCCTTCCTGCGCCTAAAGGTGGGGGAGAGGCCAGAGCTGGACGAGCCCCTGGAGCGGGTTTACCAGGGGGTGGGGGAGGGGTTTGGCTGGGCCACCCGCCTGGTGCAGGCCCTGCAGTCGGGAAGCCTCCACTTTTACCTTCTCCTGCAGCTCCTCACCCTGGTGGTGGTGATGGGGGTGGTGCTCCTATGACGGCGCTTTTGTTCCTCCTTCTGGCCCCCCTCTTCAGCGGGAGCGTGAAGTGGCTGAAGGCCCGGCTCACCCACCGCCAGGAGGCAAGCCCCCTTCTGGAGTACCGCAACCTGGCTAAGCTTCTGAGCAAGGCCTGGGTGAGGCCTGGCCTCAGCACCCCGGTCTTCCTCTTGGGGCCCACCTTAGTCCTTTTGGGCGCCCTGGCCGCAGCCCTCTTCCTGCCCCTGCTTCCCGGCCTAAGCTTCGCCGGGGACTTCCTGGTGGCCCTTTACCTCCTCAACCTGGGGCGGTTTTTCCAGATGCTGGCCGCCTTGGACACGGGGAGCGCCTTCGGGGCCCAGGGAAGCTACCGGGAGGGCTTGGTGACCATCCTGGCGGAGCCGGGGACCCTCATGGCCTTGGGAGCGGCGGCGTTGGCGGGGGAGGGCTTAGGCCTAGCGGGCCTGCCGGTGCTGGGGCCGGAGAACGCCCTGGTCCTCCTCCTGGTGCTGGCCTCATTGGCGGTGGCCCTGCTGGCGGAAGGGGCGCGGATGCCCGTGGACGATCCCACCACCCACTTGGAGCTCACCATGGTCCACGAGGCCCAGCTCCTGGACCACGGGGGGCCCTTGCTGGCCCTTTACGAGCTGGCCGCCTCGGTGAAAATGCTCTTCTACGCGGGCCTCATGGCCCTCCTGCTTCCCGGTCCCAAGGTCTTGGTCTTCATGGGGGTGGTTTTGGCCTGGGCGCTGGCCTTGGGCTACTTGGAAACCTTTGGGGTGAAGCTCCGCTACCTGAGGCTTCCCGACTTTCTTTCCTACAACACCCTCTTTGGGGTGCTGGCGCTTTTGGGGGCGATATGGAAGTTGTGAACACGCTGGTGCTGGCGGTGTTGGCCACGGGCTTCCTGATGGTGAGCCGCAGGAGCCTGGATGCGGTCATCCGCCTTTACGCCTTGCAGAACGTGCTCTTGGCTCTGGTTTCCTTTGGACTGGCCAAGGGGGAGCTCCACTTCGTGCTAGCGGGGCTGGCCCTTTTTGTCCTCAAGGGGGTGGCCATTCCCTGGTACCTCTTCTGGCTCCTGGACCGCCTCGAGGTGAGCCACGAGGTAGAAGGGTACCTTTCCGTTTCCTTCTCCCTCCTTCTGGCAGGCCTTCTCACAGCCTTGGCCTTTCGGGTAGGAGCGGTTTTTGTCCTGCCGGAGGCCCCCCTGCCCCAAGGGGTTCCGGTGGCCCTCTCCCTGGTCCTCCTGGGGATGCTCTCCATGGTGAGCCGGAAGAAGGCCATCAGCCAGGTGTTGGGCTTTTTGGCCCTAGAGAATGGGGTTTTCTTGTTGGCCCTCTCCGAGAGCCACGGCCTGCCCCTCTTCGTGGAGCTGGGGGTAGCCCTGGACGCCTTCGCCGCCGTCTTCCTGGCGGGGGTTCTCATCTTCCGCATCAAGGGGGAGATGGGCCACGTGGACACCGCCCGCATGCGGGCCCTGAGGGGGTAGGGGATGCTCTACGGGCTCCTGCTACTACCCCTTTTGGTCTTCCTGGGCCGCCGGGATAAGGGGGCGCTGGTGCGGCTTTCGGTGCTGCTCCCGATCCTCTCCGCCCTCCTGGCCCCCCTCCTTCTGGGCCAGATGGCGGGCCCCTTCCGGCTGGATGGGGTGGGCCTCTTCTACCTCCTGCTCACCGACCTCCTCTACGCCGTCATCGCCCTCTTCGCCCGGGGCTACTTCAGCGAGGAGGAGGCCTGGCGTTTCTACTGGGCGGGGGGCCTCTTTCTGGGGGCGGCCCACGGGGCCTATTTGGCCCACAACCTGGGGGTGCTCTGGATCTTCGTGGAGGGCTCCACCCTGGCCTCGGCCCTTCTCGTGTACCACAAGGGGGGAGCGAGGGTCCTCGAGGCCACCTGGAAGTACCTCATGCTGGGGAGTGTGGGCATCGCCCTGGGGCTGATTGGGGTGATCCTGGTCTACGCCCTTCTCTCGGGGGCCACCTTGGACTGGCGGGAGGCCCGGGCCCTGGTAGGGAGCGCCAACCCCGAGGGGCTCAAGCTGGCCTTCGCCCTCCTCCTGGTGGGCTTCGGCACCAAAGTGGGGCTTTTCCCCCTGCAGGCTTGGCTCCCAGACGCCCACGCCGAGGCCCCAGGGCCGGCCTCGGCCCTGCTTTCCGGAACCCTCCTCAACGTGGCCTTCTACGCCCTCTTGCGCTACACCGCCCTCATGCAGGCCGCAGGGCTCTTTCCCTTCGCCTCCGGCCTCCTCTTGGCCTTCGGCCTCCTGAGCCTTCTGGCGGCGGGGTTTTTCCTCTACGGGCAGAAGGAGTACAAGCGCCTTCTGGCCTACTCCAGCATGGAGCACATGGGCTTGGCGGTCTTCGCCCTGGGCCTGGGCCTGCCTTGGCTGGCCCTCTTCCACACCCTGGCCCACTCCCTGGCCAAGACCCTGGCCTTTCTGGGCGCAAGCGGCATCCTGGCCCTCAGCCACGCCAAGGAGGTGGGGCGGGTGGGGGGGCTTTTCCGTTCCCTCCCCGCTCTGGGGGTACCCTTCGTCCTGGCCCTGGCGGCCTTGGGGGGGCTTCCTCCCTTCCCCCTCTTCTTTGCGGAGTTCAAGGCGGTGGAGGCGGCCATGCGCTACCCCCTGCTGGCGGCTTGGTACCTGGTGGGGCTGGGCTTGGCCTTTGCGGGCCTCCTCGGTCCCATGACCCAGATGGGCTTTGGGCCGGGCCGCCCCTGGAAAGCCCAGGGGCTGGACCTGTGGGCGTTGTGGCTGCTTCTGGCGGTGCTCTTCCTCCTGGGGGTCCGCCCGCCGGTGGAGGTCTTCCAGGCCCTGGAGGTGGTGCTGTGGACGCAGTGAAGGAAGCCTTGAGGGAGGGGCGCCCCGTGGCCCTCTTTCCCGACGGGGAGGGGGTGGTTTTGGTGGCGGAGGTGGGGCGGGACGTGAGGGTGTTTCGCTTCGGAGAGGGAAGGCGCTTCCCCAGCCTGGCCGCGGAGTTCCCCGCCATGGACTGGTGGGAGCGGGCCCTCTGGGAGCGGGGGTACACCCCGGAAGGGCATCCGGACCCAAAGCCCTTGCGTCGGCACGACCTGCCCTACGCCTTCCGCGAGTTCAAGGAACTGCACGAGGTGCCCGTGGGTCCGGTGCACGCCGGCATCATTGAGCCTGGCCACTTCCGCTTCAGCGTCCTGGGGGAGCGGATCGTGAACCTGGAGATCCGCCTGGGCTACCAGCACCGGGGCCTTTTGGCCCTCCTCCCGGGCAAGGGTCCTGAGGCCGCCCTCCTCTTGGTGGAGCGCGCAGGGAGTGAGCCCCTGGCCCACGCCTTGGCCTTCGCCCAGGCCTGGGAGGAAGCCTTGGGGCGGAAGGCCCCGCCCCGGGCACAGGCCCTGCGCCGGGCGGCCTTGGAGCTGGAGCGGGCCTTCGGGCACCTTGGGCACCTGGCGGGGCTTTTCACCGACATCGGCTACGCCTACGGGGCCACCCAGGTGGGGCGCATCCGGGCCCTCCTCCAAGGGGAGCTGGACCGCCTCACCGGGCACCGCTACGGGCGCAACTTCCTGCGGGTGGGAGGGGTGTGGCGGGAAGGGCGGCCCGACCTCTCCGCCTTGGCTCTTTATCGGGAGGAGCTGGCCCGCCTCCTGCCCCGGCTCCTCAAGCACCCC
Proteins encoded in this window:
- a CDS encoding ArsR/SmtB family transcription factor, translating into MPSALHRYKAEFFKALAHPLRLAILDALREGERSVSSLQRELSVPQSALSRQLALLRERGLVEARRVGQMVYYRPRDPEVYAFLDLGRRIFARHLEAERDRLAALKEEA
- a CDS encoding hydrogenase large subunit encodes the protein MDAVKEALREGRPVALFPDGEGVVLVAEVGRDVRVFRFGEGRRFPSLAAEFPAMDWWERALWERGYTPEGHPDPKPLRRHDLPYAFREFKELHEVPVGPVHAGIIEPGHFRFSVLGERIVNLEIRLGYQHRGLLALLPGKGPEAALLLVERAGSEPLAHALAFAQAWEEALGRKAPPRAQALRRAALELERAFGHLGHLAGLFTDIGYAYGATQVGRIRALLQGELDRLTGHRYGRNFLRVGGVWREGRPDLSALALYREELARLLPRLLKHPQVLDRMRYVGVVRRVEAEALGFVGPTARASGVARDLRQDDPAYLSFQPVVRQGGDVLARAQVYAEETLQALDYALHFLTHLPEGPLAQDLPPGDGEAMARVEAGRGEVFWFVRVAGGEVALAEGVDPSFKNWRALELAVRGEGLPDFPLCNKSFDLSYAGNDL
- a CDS encoding proton-conducting transporter transmembrane domain-containing protein produces the protein MLYGLLLLPLLVFLGRRDKGALVRLSVLLPILSALLAPLLLGQMAGPFRLDGVGLFYLLLTDLLYAVIALFARGYFSEEEAWRFYWAGGLFLGAAHGAYLAHNLGVLWIFVEGSTLASALLVYHKGGARVLEATWKYLMLGSVGIALGLIGVILVYALLSGATLDWREARALVGSANPEGLKLAFALLLVGFGTKVGLFPLQAWLPDAHAEAPGPASALLSGTLLNVAFYALLRYTALMQAAGLFPFASGLLLAFGLLSLLAAGFFLYGQKEYKRLLAYSSMEHMGLAVFALGLGLPWLALFHTLAHSLAKTLAFLGASGILALSHAKEVGRVGGLFRSLPALGVPFVLALAALGGLPPFPLFFAEFKAVEAAMRYPLLAAWYLVGLGLAFAGLLGPMTQMGFGPGRPWKAQGLDLWALWLLLAVLFLLGVRPPVEVFQALEVVLWTQ
- the mscL gene encoding large conductance mechanosensitive channel protein MscL, producing the protein MLKGFKDFLMRGNVVDLAVAVIIGGAFGQVVNSLVGDVLTPLIGALGGAPDFSALKLGPVAIGKFINALVNFVVVAAAIYFLVVVPMQEVQKRLKKEAEAAPPPPPEPPEEVKLLREILQELRKKA
- the csaB gene encoding polysaccharide pyruvyl transferase CsaB, with the protein product MVVGVAGYYGFKNAGDEAILEAIARELKARGHQVLALSGDPKRTAEAHGIRAAHRLNPLALLQADLWLLGGGGLLQDATSSLSLLYYLSVLRAARFFRKRVVVFNQSLGPLSPWGERQVQRALRGIPLILRDQDSLDYAKRLGLPATLGADPALLLTPPPVKREEDLVLVIPRAGVEPEAIKNLYITANHLFHEGKQVLVLLLQPGYDDAIAKEFYLHRIEATSDPRRVLYLAAQAGYVISMRLHGLILAAAAGTPFAALSYDPKVAAFAKETGAYYQELPGDPIKLSKAAMYGRYPDWEKVAALKERARQSFDLALGEASLVKKTHGRGSSGP
- a CDS encoding respiratory chain complex I subunit 1 family protein encodes the protein MTALLFLLLAPLFSGSVKWLKARLTHRQEASPLLEYRNLAKLLSKAWVRPGLSTPVFLLGPTLVLLGALAAALFLPLLPGLSFAGDFLVALYLLNLGRFFQMLAALDTGSAFGAQGSYREGLVTILAEPGTLMALGAAALAGEGLGLAGLPVLGPENALVLLLVLASLAVALLAEGARMPVDDPTTHLELTMVHEAQLLDHGGPLLALYELAASVKMLFYAGLMALLLPGPKVLVFMGVVLAWALALGYLETFGVKLRYLRLPDFLSYNTLFGVLALLGAIWKL
- a CDS encoding DUF5693 family protein encodes the protein MKRLLNLLILLALAPSLLALLPRLRAEHPGPVVLLMDAEALREEARAQGKDLLAVLEAYRPLGVEGIAFPERFVKDWVAQGALLYRTGRELLEAGLPAKPSWYYLKGEAWLLDLLAQAYDLPTERLGPWLGFPLDVQAFPAFYPLSEIQAAKEAGVFVAVRPINQRYRRLDPSLPIVPKEADAVVFAGLEALGYPYRLEEARELIPVPVALIEGTPQPGLAAFRDKGILRLFSLRYEWQLTLTPEEAADKYVLAARERGHQLLYLRPYPYRQDTERLLQRIQEGLKASHIPLGHPQPRAFTPSPLRLAAWVGVLAGLGLLALGLPVHGPLVALLLLLLALGYAGGQAGALLAALVFPVLGFLGPRNGLWMWLRTLGYALAGAVFLSALGSRPETVLGLQAFQGVSLTLLVPPLLVAFSFLERHYKEALTRLFLHPLRLGEVALAALALLLLALALLRRGNDAPVVPELELKLRSLLQDVMVRPRFKEVFGHALFPLALLLPWPKWVQNGLLFLAALGVASILNTFSHFHTPLAISFFRVVNGALLGLSLGLLGVMLVRRLRAWWLG
- a CDS encoding proton-conducting transporter transmembrane domain-containing protein — translated: MSEGVMVSALALVGASLVGLRAWGSGGYALLLGLGGATLVQAGGGMWYGDGSAAGVFLRLLGLLTMALASYVPEYLGHHPKEAPAYAFWLPLFLLAMVGVAQAPPGLPFLFFWEGMALLGYLLVALEGPKAQAGARAFFLASRLSGAGLYLAFLGQGKLGPDWIWAGLLVGFGVKAALFPFHLWLPRAHPVAISPVSALLSGAMTKLGLYGLFQAQTWFGPPPVWVGFALVLLGLFGAVYALVRGLAEEDLKGALAYSSVENLGLMLAALGGYFLTGKVLFLGAFFLHQVGHALFKGLLFLGSGALSERQLSRLGGLWHRMPLLGGLVLLGMAVGAGLPPGAVFAAEWLLYQGFLFAPGLLPLGVGALALVGALALYFYVRLFGLAFLGAPRGNVALHLGPGMRFGLLVLAVILVGLSLFPQEFLRPLGQGLYPSWVPWGLLALAFGLYRWLDRRPSRSYGTWDCGFQPLTPRMQPNALGFSEPALRLFPFLRLKVGERPELDEPLERVYQGVGEGFGWATRLVQALQSGSLHFYLLLQLLTLVVVMGVVLL
- a CDS encoding ABC transporter ATP-binding protein, yielding MAKVKLEHVWKRFGKVVAVKDFNLETEDGEFVVFVGPSGCGKTTTLRMIAGLEEISEGRIFIGDRLVNDVPPKDRDIAMVFQNYALYPHMNVYENMAFGLRLRRYPKDEIDRRVKEAARILKIEHLLNRKPRELSGGQRQRVAMGRAIVREPKVFLMDEPLSNLDAKLRVEMRAEIAKLQRRLGVTTIYVTHDQVEAMTLGHRIVVMKDGEIQQVDTPLNLYDFPANRFVAGFIGSPSMNFIRARVEAQGDKLYLTAPGFRVRANPVLAQAVRPYSGKEVWMGIRPEHLGLKGYTVIPEEENVIRGEVEVAEPLGAETEIHVSVDGTVLVAKVDGHAPVKPGDKVELLADTSRLHAFDVDTDATIGHAQEKVAVAR